The following coding sequences are from one Paenibacillus sp. FSL R5-0912 window:
- a CDS encoding aspartyl-phosphate phosphatase Spo0E family protein, producing MLSADYYLPSYGGECSSGSGKHPPRGDAHARRLSLENEIQVLRSRMEQLFLQENSFTSDNVIAISSLLDLKINEYMRGRHRKNN from the coding sequence GTGCTGAGCGCAGATTATTACTTACCTTCCTATGGCGGGGAATGTAGTTCCGGAAGCGGGAAACATCCTCCCAGGGGTGATGCACATGCACGCAGACTCTCGCTGGAAAATGAAATACAGGTACTCCGCAGCAGAATGGAACAGCTCTTTTTACAGGAGAATTCCTTTACCTCGGATAATGTCATTGCCATCAGCAGCTTACTGGACCTGAAGATTAATGAGTATATGAGAGGCCGCCACCGTAAGAACAATTAA